The genomic region GGTGGGGTCCGAGGGTCTTCGCGCGACCCGACTCGCGACTGTTCCGACAGGAGCACGTGGCCGTGGCCGAGGAGTTCTTCCTCAAGCACGGTCCGGTCGCCGTGATCTCGGCTCGGTTCGTGCCGGTCGTGCGCACCTTCACGCCCGTTGTCGCCGGGGTCGCGATGATGCCGCGCCGGCGCTTCACGACCTACAACATCATCGGCGCTCTGGCGTGGGGGATCGGCATCGTCGTCACCGGCTTCTTCTTCGGCGGCATCCCGTTCGTCGCCCACCACATCGAGCTCATCGCGATCGGGCTCGCTCTGCTCTCGCTCGCGCCCGCGTCCATCGCGTTCCTGCGTCGCCGTCGTCCGGACCCGATGCTCGCAACGAGCGAGGTCGGCCACGTCGTATGAGCTGAACGCGGTTCGTGAAGGAGGATGACGAACTCTCGGTCAGTCACAACAGGTTCTGTCCGGTAGCGGACGCAATCTGTCATGGGAAGGCAGGTCTGGAGTGGCCACCGACGATGCTGCTCGAGCCGCATCCTTCTTCGATCGCCTTCGAACTTCGCGCGGGGGGGGGGGGGGGGGGGGGGGGGGGGGGGGGGGGGGGGCGGCGGGGGGGGGGGCGGGGGGGGGGGGGGCTGCCCCCCCCCCCCCCCCCCCCCCCCCCCCCCCCCCCCCCCCCCCCCCCCCCCCCCCCCCCCCCCCCCCCCGCCCCCCCCCCCCCCCCCCCCCCCCCCCCCCCCCCGCCTTCTTGCGATCCTGAGCGGACTCGGCGCTCGACAGTTAGAAGTCAGCCGACGATCGGCCGCAGGATCTCGTCGACCTCGTTCATCCCGTAGCGGGCGACGAGGATGTCGAGGATCCCTGCAGGGGTGTGTGGGGTCCGGGTGTGGCGGGCGGACAGCTGGTCGAGGGCGCGGACGGCGCTTGCGGGGTTCACGTCAACAGCGTCGGCGGCGAAGTCCCGGGCGCTGATGATCTGGATAGTGGACGGCACCGCCGCGGACGGGAAATCCTTGAGGTTCTCGGTGACAATCGCTCCGGCGCCTCCGATGACGGCTGCGGCGAGGACATGCTCGTCGTCGATGTCGGGCAGACCGAACGTCCCTTCGAGAGCCTCCCAGTCTTGAACGATCGCGTCGCCAAAGGCGTAGCGCATCTGATCGAGCAGGAAGTCGGCTGTAGCTGCTGCGTCCGTCTCGTTCGCGCCGCGATCGATCAACTTCAGCTGCTCGTGACGATGCAGTTCCGCAAGGATCGCTTCGCTCCACAGCGGCCGATAGAGACCTTCGATCGCCAGAGAGAGTAGGAAGTCGCGTTGCAGGCTCGGCCAGAGGACGCAGGTGTCGAGGACGGCCCCGAACATGCGCCCATCCTGACATCGGCAATGCTCAGTCTGCGGTTGTGGTCTGAGCGTTTGCCCGGCGAGTGGCGCCAAGTTCGGAGCGAACCTTCTTCAAGCGTGACGCAATCACTTCGGACGATTCGGTGTCGTCGTAATCCGCTGCGGTGTCCATGAGCGCTTGGTACTGCGCCTCTCGACGAACGGCGCGGTATGCGAGCACATCGTCGAGCTTGACCAGCCGACGACGCTTGCCGGGAGTCTCGTATGGGATCTGTCCGGCATCGAGGAGCTTCACGACCGTGGGCCGGCTGACGCCGAGTAGATCCGCGGCCTGCTGCGTGGTCAGGACCGTGTTTTGCGGGGCGACCGTTACCGCCTTCCCGCGCTGCATCGCCTGAAGGACCTGGTGAAGGACCTGGTAGGCGTGCTCAGGGATCTCAACTTGCTCGTGCTCGCCGGGGCCGATCATCAGGTAGCGGGGCGCCTGCTTACTCCCAGTCTTGGCTTCGAGGCGACTGATGAAGCTCAGGACCTCGGCGACCTCGTTGGCGTCGTCGGGCAGGTAGGTCTGCTGCTCCAGCGGCTGTACCGTCATGTTGGCTCCTTGTAACGAAACTATCGTAACTGGTTTCGTTACTTTCGCAACTCTGCCTCGGAGCGACTGGAGCAATGCTCCCCGTGAGATTCTTTCGAGCATCTCCGCTCGAAAGCCCGTACGGGCGCCGTGGTGAGCTAATTCCCTGGGCGCTTGTAGAAGTAGAACTGAGGCATCTGTGCGTCGCGCTTCATCCACGACTTTCCGAGCAACGGCGGCAGGGGCTGGAAGTCCGGAACGATCTCGAATCCGTGGCGGCGGTAGAACTCTCGAAGGCGGTCAGTTTCCAGATTCACAGTGACGTTGCCGAACCAAGCTCTGACGCCTCGATGTTCAAGTTCGGAATCGAGCCACTGAATCAAGCGTGACCCGTATCCGCGGCCGCGAGCACTCGGCTGAACCGCGACTAGGTCGAGTTCGCTGTGCTTGTCCAGCAGGCCGATTACGCCGAACGGATCTCCGCGTCCAATGCGGCTGGCCATGATCGCCGCTGAGGCGAGTTCTGTCCTGCAGGACATTGCCGCTGCAAGCAGTGAGCCCTCTGCGTCTCGAATCAACGGCAAGAGGGGGGCGTAGAGATCGTCGTGCTCGACTCGGGGCACGGCGTCGTCTGAAATGCCCTCGAAGACGTGACTGAACAGCGCCTGCAGTTCGGCCCGTTCGCTGTTTGTCTCCGCCAGTTCGATAGTCACAGCCCGAGACTATCTACGCGGTAGGACATATCGCGGTGGCAAAAAACAGTGCCGCACCAGCCGCAACCCCGGTGATGCACGCCCTTGCCTTCTGGGGTTGGGCACGTCGCACCTCGGTGGGCGCTCGCGTGCGACGGTCGATCGAGGCCACGGCGAGGGTGGATGTTGAGTGACCGGTGAAACGCGGTCTCCGAACATGTCGGTGGCGGCCTCGATGCTCTGGGGATGGTCAGCCTCGACAGTCTTCTCCAGGGCGCGTTCGCGTCTGTCATTGCATTACTTGGTGCCGTCTTCTCGGCGTACCTACTGATTCGCCATGAGCGGCAGGTGCGACAGCAGGACCGCCAGTTCGAGATCGAGCAGGCTGCTCACAATGAGCGGATCGCGGCTGCCGTCGCCTTAGCTACGGCAGCTCAGCACTTCGTTGCGGAGGTCACTACCCCGAGGCTGTTCGTCGGCGCGGCTCGAGTTGCGCTCATCGCCGACGGCGCTCGATTCAGCGCTGCCGTGGCGACCACAAATCCGAAGGTCGCGACGTGGGCGATGGACCTAGTCGCTGAGACCCTGCGTGCCCACAAGTCCTACGCAAGGTTCGCGCTCTTGCCCGGTAGCAAGCGACGCAGAAAGGCTGCACTGGCGCCAGCTAGCCACTTCATTGGGTGGCTTCGTACGTGGATCGCTGCAGGCGGAACCAGCGATGACCCGCCGCGGTGAGATGGGTCTGTTCTGTTGAGTGCTGATCAGCCTTCGAGTTTGGCGAGACGCTCAGCAATTTTGCTTCCATGGACCCGTTGTGGCGGACAGGCACTGATCCATCTGCGCAGAACGGCCAATTCTGCCTCGCGGTTGCCGAGCTTGCGGTGAATGATGGCGGCTTGTTCGGTGTACCAAGGTGCGGGCTCTCGGCCCTGTCGGTCCTTCTCGGCGCCCCTGATCGCGATCTCGCACAATTCGAGGGCGTCCAGTAGGCGCCCTTCTCGTTTCAACTGCTTGATGGGCTCGATCAACTGCAGGTAGTGGACGCCGTTGACCCGCGCCGCCTTGAATTGTTTCGCCCGTTCGCCATCCCCGGCAAGAGCCTCGTTGACCATGTGGTCGATCGCCGCTCGCTCCGACGAGCGCTTCTCGCCGGTGGTCAATGGTGGTGGAGATGCTTCGGAAAATCGCCACTGGGGATCACCGTCGCTGACCCATGCCCATGCCTCAACGCGAGTGCCCGTGCCAGTGTTTGCGCAGAAGATCTGAAGCGCGCACGGCAGGGCAGCACCTGCGTCGAGACGCAGACTCTTTGCGATGTGTGAGGGCAGGTAGCCAATACGTTCGCCTTCAACGTGCACGGCCACCGCGAGCTTGTCGACCGGGTTACTTGGCTCTCGTTGAAGTTGTCCGTCGATGTGCAGGGGGATGTGATCGGCTAGCTGCTTGCGTGCAACCAGCCGGCCCGCCGCCCCTTTGCCGTGAGTGGTGGTGCCAGTCACCTTGACCAACGGATCGACAACGACTCCGGCCGTCAGGTTGACGACGAATTCCCGAGGGCGCTCGGTGTCTGGCTTTCGCCCAGTGAGCCAGTCTCGAAACCCCATGGCGAGATGCTGCCATCGAACCGTTCACCGTTTCTGTGGATCTGCTGGCTGAACCTCGATGGCGACCACCAGACCATCGCCCGGCGGGAACTCCGATGGTCACGAGATTCTGCACGTGAGGTGAGCCATCACCCGTCGCTCGGCCGCCAGAATCTGCGGCTCGGTGCCGTCCGATCTGGGACCGCTCCCACGTGTGCTGATGGCGACGATGTCCTCACCGGCGTCCATCCGCTTCGCGATCTTGGCGGCGTTCTGCTTATTGACGTAGCCGACCTTTCGCCCGTGGCTGCCATAGACGGCCACTGCGTTGAGGTCGTGCTCGTTCTCAGGCTCCCGAGTGAGAGTCAGAAGAGCACCTGGTCTGAAATCGGCTGCCTTCGCGGCGCCCTCGTAGTAGCTGGAGCCTCGAACCTGGAAGGAGTAGAGACCCACCCGGCCCAGACTCCGCGACTTCGGATTCACCCATCCGGCCTTGGTCGCGATCAGCAACCGGTCGCGAACTTTCTCGAGCGCGGCCGTCGGCAGCCCGGACCTGTCGAGAGTCAGGGTCGCGAGCTCGGCTTCGGACTCGAGGTACTCGCTGCGGTGGACGACTCCGAGACTCTGTGCGCGAGCTCGTCTCTCGGCATCGGTCGGCTTCTTCGCACCGGTCGACGGCGACTCGCGGGGCGGTGTCTTCCAGAACGCGGCTACGAGCAGGCAGACGCCTAGAACAGCGATGAACGCGACGGCAATCTCCATCACTCGAGGCTAGTTGGACGAAGACGACAGGTTCGGTGCTTTCCCCATTCGCGAGTCAGCAAAGCAAGAGAGGGTCACAGCAAAAGCACATGAAGTGACCGGTGCCTGACCTAGGGTGTGCTCCACATGATCGAGCGGAGGACATTGTGAGCGAGGAGACCTGGCACGCGGCTCGCCTGATCCCGACGTCGGGCATCAACGGCGCCACCGAGCAGGAGCGCAGAGCCACGTCCGCGCTGCTCGCAGTCCTTGGTGTAGTCCCCGATTTCGCGAAGGCGCTCTTGAGCAGCCTTGGTGCTCCCGCAGGGAACGTCACCACCTTCATCGAGGTGCCCTTCATGCTCGGCGAGAGCCGCATCTACCCCGACGGACTCATCCGGGTCCGCCGCGGAGCGCGAGAGTGGACCGCCCTGGTCGAGGTCAAGACCGGCAAGAACCAGCTTGAGGCGCAGCAGCTCGAGAACTACCTCGACATCGCTCGCACCGAGGGATTCGATGCGCTGATCACCATCAGCAACGAGATCCCGCCGACCCCCGGACAGCACCCGACGGCCGTCGACCGACGGAAGCTCCGGAAGGTCATGCTTGTCCATTGGTCGTGGTCTGAAGTGCT from Aeromicrobium sp. Sec7.5 harbors:
- a CDS encoding GNAT family N-acetyltransferase, whose protein sequence is MTIELAETNSERAELQALFSHVFEGISDDAVPRVEHDDLYAPLLPLIRDAEGSLLAAAMSCRTELASAAIMASRIGRGDPFGVIGLLDKHSELDLVAVQPSARGRGYGSRLIQWLDSELEHRGVRAWFGNVTVNLETDRLREFYRRHGFEIVPDFQPLPPLLGKSWMKRDAQMPQFYFYKRPGN
- a CDS encoding PIN domain-containing protein, giving the protein MFGAVLDTCVLWPSLQRDFLLSLAIEGLYRPLWSEAILAELHRHEQLKLIDRGANETDAAATADFLLDQMRYAFGDAIVQDWEALEGTFGLPDIDDEHVLAAAVIGGAGAIVTENLKDFPSAAVPSTIQIISARDFAADAVDVNPASAVRALDQLSARHTRTPHTPAGILDILVARYGMNEVDEILRPIVG
- a CDS encoding helix-turn-helix domain-containing protein, coding for MTVQPLEQQTYLPDDANEVAEVLSFISRLEAKTGSKQAPRYLMIGPGEHEQVEIPEHAYQVLHQVLQAMQRGKAVTVAPQNTVLTTQQAADLLGVSRPTVVKLLDAGQIPYETPGKRRRLVKLDDVLAYRAVRREAQYQALMDTAADYDDTESSEVIASRLKKVRSELGATRRANAQTTTAD
- a CDS encoding VTT domain-containing protein, coding for MIALVTPALVVLGPLALLLVMAIVFAETGLLVGFFLPGDSLLFITGALVASHVIHLPLGLVALAVVVAAAAGDQVGYLIGHRWGPRVFARPDSRLFRQEHVAVAEEFFLKHGPVAVISARFVPVVRTFTPVVAGVAMMPRRRFTTYNIIGALAWGIGIVVTGFFFGGIPFVAHHIELIAIGLALLSLAPASIAFLRRRRPDPMLATSEVGHVV
- a CDS encoding HIRAN domain-containing protein, with amino-acid sequence MEIAVAFIAVLGVCLLVAAFWKTPPRESPSTGAKKPTDAERRARAQSLGVVHRSEYLESEAELATLTLDRSGLPTAALEKVRDRLLIATKAGWVNPKSRSLGRVGLYSFQVRGSSYYEGAAKAADFRPGALLTLTREPENEHDLNAVAVYGSHGRKVGYVNKQNAAKIAKRMDAGEDIVAISTRGSGPRSDGTEPQILAAERRVMAHLTCRIS